The following proteins come from a genomic window of Dictyoglomus sp.:
- a CDS encoding HEPN domain-containing protein → MRKRGRYYIQTRYLNCLPGGVPSRYFDDPEEAEKAMRLAKMVIELVSEKMEEGFCS, encoded by the coding sequence TTGAGAAAAAGAGGTAGATATTATATACAGACAAGATATCTTAATTGCCTTCCTGGTGGGGTACCTTCAAGGTATTTTGATGATCCAGAAGAAGCTGAAAAGGCAATGAGACTTGCTAAGATGGTTATAGAACTTGTAAGTGAGAAAATGGAAGAAGGTTTCTGTTCTTGA
- a CDS encoding radical SAM protein, with product MYLLDIVEFEVTTQCNFRCIHCYCNAGEKDKEELNFEEIKNLILQVKELKIKELDLVGGEPFMHPKILDIISFAHNIGQKVIINTNGSLITNDLAKSLKKISPNLIIGVSLEGPDPETNDFVRGKGNFERAVKGIEILINYGFPVTILNIINKRNWMKFEELVIFARNIGVRNIYVDRFISVGRGEIFAQYLDMEDKEWIEAIKYVREVIKKYKKEMNFFVEESISGEVCSAGISHVSILANGYVVPCGHLRFDNKYYLGNIREKSLGEILGFTKLKEIFKEVNSCKNCNLNKLCNGGCKAYQILKNKEKDIPLCVINKEKGNILFESFIS from the coding sequence ATGTATTTACTGGATATTGTGGAATTTGAGGTAACTACTCAATGTAATTTTAGATGTATTCATTGTTATTGTAATGCAGGAGAAAAGGATAAGGAAGAATTAAATTTTGAGGAGATAAAAAATTTAATCCTTCAAGTAAAGGAGTTAAAGATAAAAGAGTTGGATTTAGTAGGTGGAGAGCCTTTTATGCATCCAAAGATATTAGATATTATATCCTTCGCTCATAATATTGGTCAGAAGGTTATAATAAATACAAATGGTTCTTTAATAACCAATGATTTAGCAAAAAGTCTTAAAAAAATTTCTCCCAATTTGATCATAGGTGTTTCCTTAGAAGGACCTGATCCTGAGACTAATGATTTTGTAAGAGGTAAAGGAAATTTTGAAAGGGCAGTAAAGGGAATAGAAATCTTAATAAATTATGGTTTTCCAGTAACTATTTTAAATATTATAAATAAAAGAAATTGGATGAAATTTGAAGAATTGGTAATATTTGCAAGAAATATAGGAGTTAGAAATATTTATGTAGATCGATTTATCTCTGTAGGAAGAGGGGAGATTTTCGCCCAATATCTGGATATGGAAGATAAGGAATGGATTGAAGCAATAAAGTATGTAAGAGAAGTTATTAAGAAATATAAAAAGGAAATGAATTTTTTTGTGGAAGAATCAATTTCAGGAGAAGTATGTTCTGCAGGAATTTCTCATGTATCTATTCTTGCTAATGGATATGTGGTGCCTTGTGGGCATCTGAGATTTGATAATAAATATTATTTGGGAAATATAAGGGAGAAAAGTTTAGGAGAAATTCTAGGTTTTACTAAATTGAAAGAAATTTTTAAAGAAGTAAATTCCTGTAAAAACTGTAACTTAAATAAATTATGTAACGGAGGCTGTAAAGCTTATCAAATATTAAAAAATAAAGAAAAGGACATTCCCCTTTGTGTAATAAATAAAGAAAAAGGGAATATCCTTTTTGAAAGTTTTATTTCATAA
- a CDS encoding RNA polymerase sigma factor encodes MKDISYYFKLYGKELYSYLRRLIGEEETAKDLLQETFLRAMKISLEEKTAKSYLYKIAHNLAMDYFREKVHFDDINSYCEETKENPEKLVEDQEIWKILSPMERSVLILHYQQGYSYKEISEKIGIPLNTVKSYVFRGKRKIYNYIKGDE; translated from the coding sequence ATGAAAGATATTTCTTATTATTTTAAACTTTATGGAAAGGAATTATATTCTTACTTGAGAAGATTAATTGGAGAAGAGGAAACAGCAAAGGATCTTCTTCAGGAGACTTTTTTAAGGGCTATGAAAATTTCTTTAGAAGAAAAAACTGCAAAATCTTATTTATATAAAATAGCTCATAATTTGGCTATGGATTATTTTAGAGAGAAAGTACATTTTGATGACATAAATTCTTATTGTGAAGAAACTAAAGAAAATCCTGAAAAATTAGTAGAAGATCAGGAAATTTGGAAAATTTTAAGTCCTATGGAAAGAAGTGTTCTTATACTTCACTATCAACAGGGATATTCTTATAAAGAGATTAGCGAAAAAATAGGAATTCCTTTAAATACTGTTAAAAGTTATGTCTTTCGAGGGAAAAGAAAGATTTATAATTATATAAAAGGAGATGAATGA
- the nadE gene encoding NAD(+) synthase — translation MEIEREKERIIKFLREKLNEERKDGYVLGVSGGIDSAVVSYLLKDAVGRERIFALIMPEMDSEPASVEDALLVVENLGIPYKVFSLTKALWILGVYKSVPLFFFLFRPLKRRVVKYLYSEYSKILGKPVFFAQKEKLNIKLHWFYEGIAYHRIKHRLRMALLYFFAERKNYLVVGCNNLTESLIGYYVRYGDDASDIEPISHLYKTEIRELAKILGIPRRIIEKPPSPDLLPGISDEFSLGLDYMTLDRILKSFEEGKEPSQLKDFDEKLIKLVYDQYLWVKKESKKPLRLVREE, via the coding sequence ATGGAAATAGAAAGGGAAAAGGAAAGAATAATAAAATTTTTAAGAGAAAAATTGAATGAGGAAAGAAAGGATGGTTATGTTTTAGGAGTAAGTGGAGGCATTGATTCCGCAGTAGTTTCTTATCTTTTAAAAGATGCAGTAGGAAGGGAAAGAATTTTTGCTCTTATTATGCCTGAAATGGATTCGGAACCAGCTTCTGTAGAGGATGCATTGCTTGTTGTAGAAAATCTTGGAATTCCATATAAGGTTTTTTCTTTGACAAAGGCCTTATGGATATTAGGAGTTTATAAGAGTGTACCTTTATTTTTCTTTCTTTTTAGACCTTTGAAAAGAAGAGTAGTAAAGTATTTATATTCTGAATATAGTAAAATTTTAGGTAAACCAGTCTTCTTTGCTCAAAAGGAGAAATTGAATATTAAACTTCATTGGTTCTACGAGGGTATTGCATATCATAGAATAAAACATAGATTGAGAATGGCTTTGTTATATTTTTTTGCAGAGAGAAAGAATTATTTAGTTGTGGGATGTAATAATCTTACTGAATCCTTAATTGGTTATTATGTGAGATATGGAGATGATGCTTCTGATATTGAGCCTATTTCTCATCTTTATAAAACAGAGATAAGAGAACTTGCTAAAATCTTAGGAATTCCCAGGAGAATAATTGAAAAACCTCCATCACCTGATCTTCTACCAGGAATTTCTGATGAATTTTCCCTAGGATTAGACTATATGACTTTGGATAGGATTCTTAAATCCTTCGAAGAAGGAAAGGAACCTTCCCAGCTTAAGGATTTTGATGAGAAATTAATAAAGTTAGTATATGATCAATATTTATGGGTTAAGAAAGAAAGCAAAAAACCTTTAAGATTAGTTAGAGAAGAATAA
- the sfsA gene encoding DNA/RNA nuclease SfsA: protein MLFGNLQEVEVIRREKRFRLHVLCEGREELVYLPNPGRLEGIIFPGAKVFVENKMNEKRKTKWEAVLGLENNIYVSLNAGLANKIFYENLSFFPVKVKDLKREFVFGKSRFDFLINNRILVEVKSVTLVKDNIGLFPDAPTRRGSKHMEEMAGWSFEKWIVFVVQRKDAKLVMPHKNMDKDFFNSINLLKERGGTFFAFYCDVSPRGIFFGDFIDVKI from the coding sequence ATGTTATTTGGAAATTTACAAGAAGTAGAGGTTATAAGAAGGGAAAAAAGATTTAGACTACATGTCTTATGCGAGGGTAGAGAAGAACTTGTTTATCTTCCAAATCCTGGAAGGCTTGAAGGTATCATCTTCCCTGGAGCAAAGGTTTTTGTAGAAAATAAGATGAATGAAAAAAGAAAAACCAAATGGGAAGCTGTATTAGGTCTTGAAAATAACATTTATGTTTCCCTTAATGCAGGATTAGCTAACAAGATATTTTATGAGAATCTTAGCTTTTTTCCAGTAAAAGTAAAGGATTTAAAGAGAGAATTTGTTTTTGGAAAAAGTAGATTTGATTTTTTAATAAACAATAGAATCCTAGTTGAAGTAAAATCGGTAACTTTAGTAAAAGACAATATTGGTTTATTTCCTGATGCTCCCACGAGAAGGGGATCAAAACATATGGAAGAAATGGCAGGGTGGAGTTTTGAAAAGTGGATTGTCTTTGTAGTTCAAAGAAAGGATGCAAAACTAGTCATGCCTCATAAGAATATGGATAAGGATTTTTTTAATAGTATTAATCTCCTGAAGGAGAGAGGAGGAACTTTTTTTGCTTTTTATTGTGATGTAAGTCCCAGGGGAATATTTTTTGGAGATTTTATAGATGTCAAAATATAA